One window of Larus michahellis chromosome 19, bLarMic1.1, whole genome shotgun sequence genomic DNA carries:
- the ZDHHC18 gene encoding palmitoyltransferase ZDHHC18 isoform X2 gives MKECEYRQIPPGVAGPATGTVASSPPPAAGLERSGATRRPRRKWEVFPGRNRFYCGGRLMLARHSGVFALTLGLILATSGLFFAFDCPFLASHLTLAIPIIAAVLFFFVISCLLQTSFRDPGILPRATPSEAADLEKRIDSMGTSTYRPPARTMEVVINKYVVKLKYCYTCKMFRPPRTSHCSVCDNCVERFDHHCPWVGNCVGKRNYRYFYAFILSLSFLTAFIFACVVTHLTLRSQRDGFLATLKTTPASVLELVICFFSVWSILGLSGFHTYLVASNLTTNEDIKGSWSNKRGSEFANPYSHKSILTNCCAVLCGPFHPSLIDRRGFIQPDGGTPSSPKSEIPSFGAKTDTSMEDACQDFAISCTA, from the exons ATGAAGGAGTGCGAGTACCGGCAGATCCCGCCGGGGGTAGCGGGGCCGGCTACCGGCACCGTCGCTTCCTCGCCCCCGCCAGCCGCCGGCCTGGAGCGGTCCGGTGCCACCCGCCGGCCCCGGCGGAAGTGGGAGGTTTTCCCCGGCCGCAACCGGTTCTACTGCGGCGGCCGCCTCATGCTGGCCCGGCACAGCGGAGTCTTCGCCCTCACCCTCGGCCTCATCCTGGCCACCAGCGGGCTCTTCTTCGCCTTCGA CTGCCCCTTCCTTGCCAGTCACCTCACCTTGGCCATCCCCATCATTGCAGCCGTCCTCTTCTTCTTCGTCATCAGCTGCCTGCTCCAGACGAGCTTCCGAGACCCGGGTATCCTGCCCAGAGCCACCCCGAGCGAGGCCGCAGACCTGGAAAAGCGGATCG ACAGCATGGGCACCTCTACCTACCGCCCGCCGGCCCGCACCATGGAGGTGGTCATAAACAAGTACGTGGTGAAACTCAAGTACTGCTACACCTGCAAAATGTTCCGCCCTCCCCGCACCTCTCACTGCAGCGTCTGCGACAACTGCGTCG AGAGGTTCGATCACCACTGCCCCTGGGTGGGCAACTGCGTGGGCAAGCGCAACTATCGCTACTTCTACGCCttcatcctctccctctccttcctgacGGCCTTCATCTTCGCTTGCGTCGTCACCCACCTCACTCTGC GCTCTCAGAGAGATGGATTCCTCGCCACTCTGAAGACGACACCTGCGAG tgtgctggagctggtgatttgttttttctcagtCTGGTCTATTTTGGGCCTCTCAGGTTTTCACACTTATTTAGTGGCCTCCAACCTGACGACGAACGAAGAC ATCAAAGGGTCCTGGTCAAATAAGAGGGGCTCGGAGTTTGCCAATCCCTACAGCCATAAAAGTATCCTCACAAACTGCTGCGCGGTGCTGTGCGGACCGTTCCATCCCAG tttgaTAGACAGAAGAGGATTTATCCAGCCAGATGGCGGGACCCCGTCCAGTCCGAAGAGCGAAATCCCTTCCTTCGGAGCCAAAACCGACACCAGCATG GAGGACGCCTGCCAGGATTTTGCCATTTCCTGCACAGCCTGA
- the PIGV gene encoding GPI alpha-1,6-mannosyltransferase 2 isoform X1: protein MELVSRQDPHLREVVWFAVCCRALTLLLQALFNLLIPDHAADAFSPPRLPEPGLWDLLLEQLLGGLSRWDAEHFLFIAERGYLYEHNCAFFPLYPLALRALAEGALWPLQRLLRLRSRLLLSAVLLNSLFSILAAAALYKLGCAVLRCRRLAFLAALLFSLSPANVFMAAAYSESTFAFLAFSAMWQLEKGQSWLSGLLFSLASGVRANGLINAGFFLYSRGKCFALQLQGVSGPVRKLPPLWKQLLSLASSAVLVCAGIFLPFALFQYYAYVRFCGAGTGLEPTIPKPLLQLALDKGYRLVATDGDKPPWCSQRFPVVYSYIQDAYWNVGFLRYFELRQIPNFLLALPITLLGSWAAWTYIIANPRHCLTLGLERRKSEEGGKPSAGFCCPAVFVYVVHATVLLAFGFFCMHVQVLTRFLGSSSPILYWFSAHLLQEREPLLWSEGTDHQTAAPRPEQSLRGQSGSCGKRTPENPVVRLLLNCRLITPLGKCILGFFLSFWLLGLILHCNFLPWT from the exons ATGGAGCTGGTGAGCAGGCAAGACCCCCACCTCCGAGAGGTCGTGTGGTTTGCGGTGTGCTGCAGGGCCCTGACGCTTCTGCTGCAG gctctgttTAACCTCCTGATCCCGGATCACGCCGCAGACGCCTTCTCTCCCCCTCGCCTGCCGGAGCCTGGCCTGTGGGACCTGCTCttggagcagctgctgggaggcCTCTCGCGCTGGGATGCGGAGCATTTCCTCTTCATCGCCGAGCGGGGTTACCTGTACGAGCACAACTGCGCCTTCTTCCCGCTGTACCCCCTGGCCCTGCGTGCCCTGGCCGAGGGTGCTCTGTGGCCCTTGCAGCGGCTGCTGCGGTTGCGGAGCCGCCTCCTGCTATCAGCCGTACTTCTTAATTCCCTTTTTTCTATCCTGGCAGCCGCTGCCCTGTATAAACTGGGCTGCGCGGTGCTGCGGTGTCGCAGGCTGGCTTTCCTTGCTGCCCTTCTCTTTTCGCTCAGCCCTGCCAACGTATTTATGGCAGCTGCTTACTCAGAGAGCACGTTTGCCTTCCTGGCGTTCAGTGCCATGTGGCAACTGGAGAAGGGGCAGAGCTGGCTCAGCGGGCTGCTCTTCTCCCTCGCTTCTGGGGTGCGTGCCAACGGGCTTATTAATGCCGGCTTCTTTCTCTACTCCCGCGGTAAATGCTTTGCCCTTCAGCTCCAGGGGGTTTCAGGGCCGGTAAGGAAGCTCCCTCCGTTGTGGAAGCAGCTCCTCAGCCTGGCATCTTCAGCGGTTCTGGTGTGCGCTgggatttttctgccttttgctttatttcagtatTACGCCTACGTGAGGTTCTGTGGTGCTGGCACCGGCCTGGAGCCGACCATCCCCAAACCGCTGCTGCAGCTGGCGCTGGACAAGGGCTATCGTCTGGTGGCCACCGATGGGGACAAACCCCCTTGGTGCTCCCAGCGATTCCCCGTGGTCTATTCCTATATTCAAGACGCTTACTGGAATGTGGGTTTTCTAAGGTATTTTGAGCTCAGACAGATACCAAATTTCTTGCTTGCTTTGCCTATCACGCTTCTGGGCTCGTGGGCTGCCTGGACCTACATCATTGCAAACCCCCGGCACTGCCTAACTCTTGGTCTAGAGAGAAGAAAGAGTGAAGAAGGAGGTAAACCAAGCGCTGGGTTTTGCTGCCCCGCTGTCTTCGTGTACGTGGTCCATGCCACGGTCCTGCTGGCGTTTGGCTTCTTCTGCATGCACGTGCAG GTGCTGACCCGCTTCCTTGGCTCCTCCTCTCCCATCCTGTACTGGTTTTCCGCTCACCTCCTTCAAGAACGCGAACCTTTGCTCTGGAGCGAAGGGACCGATCACCAAACTGCGGCACCTCGCCCCGAGCAATCTCTTCGAGGTCAATCTGGTTCCTGCGGGAAAAGGACTCCTGAAAACCCCGTTGTGAGgctgctgctgaactgcagaTTAATCACCCCCCTTGGCAAATGCATCCTCggattcttcctctccttctggcTGCTGGGACTGATCCTGCACTGCAACTTCTTGCCATGGACGTAG
- the ZDHHC18 gene encoding palmitoyltransferase ZDHHC18 isoform X3: MKECEYRQIPPGVAGPATGTVASSPPPAAGLERSGATRRPRRKWEVFPGRNRFYCGGRLMLARHSGVFALTLGLILATSGLFFAFDCPFLASHLTLAIPIIAAVLFFFVISCLLQTSFRDPGILPRATPSEAADLEKRIDSMGTSTYRPPARTMEVVINKYVVKLKYCYTCKMFRPPRTSHCSVCDNCVERFDHHCPWVGNCVGKRNYRYFYAFILSLSFLTAFIFACVVTHLTLRSQRDGFLATLKTTPASVLELVICFFSVWSILGLSGFHTYLVASNLTTNEDIKGSWSNKRGSEFANPYSHKSILTNCCAVLCGPFHPSLIDRRGFIQPDGGTPSSPKSEIPSFGAKTDTSMVGGIP, encoded by the exons ATGAAGGAGTGCGAGTACCGGCAGATCCCGCCGGGGGTAGCGGGGCCGGCTACCGGCACCGTCGCTTCCTCGCCCCCGCCAGCCGCCGGCCTGGAGCGGTCCGGTGCCACCCGCCGGCCCCGGCGGAAGTGGGAGGTTTTCCCCGGCCGCAACCGGTTCTACTGCGGCGGCCGCCTCATGCTGGCCCGGCACAGCGGAGTCTTCGCCCTCACCCTCGGCCTCATCCTGGCCACCAGCGGGCTCTTCTTCGCCTTCGA CTGCCCCTTCCTTGCCAGTCACCTCACCTTGGCCATCCCCATCATTGCAGCCGTCCTCTTCTTCTTCGTCATCAGCTGCCTGCTCCAGACGAGCTTCCGAGACCCGGGTATCCTGCCCAGAGCCACCCCGAGCGAGGCCGCAGACCTGGAAAAGCGGATCG ACAGCATGGGCACCTCTACCTACCGCCCGCCGGCCCGCACCATGGAGGTGGTCATAAACAAGTACGTGGTGAAACTCAAGTACTGCTACACCTGCAAAATGTTCCGCCCTCCCCGCACCTCTCACTGCAGCGTCTGCGACAACTGCGTCG AGAGGTTCGATCACCACTGCCCCTGGGTGGGCAACTGCGTGGGCAAGCGCAACTATCGCTACTTCTACGCCttcatcctctccctctccttcctgacGGCCTTCATCTTCGCTTGCGTCGTCACCCACCTCACTCTGC GCTCTCAGAGAGATGGATTCCTCGCCACTCTGAAGACGACACCTGCGAG tgtgctggagctggtgatttgttttttctcagtCTGGTCTATTTTGGGCCTCTCAGGTTTTCACACTTATTTAGTGGCCTCCAACCTGACGACGAACGAAGAC ATCAAAGGGTCCTGGTCAAATAAGAGGGGCTCGGAGTTTGCCAATCCCTACAGCCATAAAAGTATCCTCACAAACTGCTGCGCGGTGCTGTGCGGACCGTTCCATCCCAG tttgaTAGACAGAAGAGGATTTATCCAGCCAGATGGCGGGACCCCGTCCAGTCCGAAGAGCGAAATCCCTTCCTTCGGAGCCAAAACCGACACCAGCATGGTAGGAGGCATTCCCTAG
- the ZDHHC18 gene encoding palmitoyltransferase ZDHHC18 isoform X4, with the protein MGTSTYRPPARTMEVVINKYVVKLKYCYTCKMFRPPRTSHCSVCDNCVERFDHHCPWVGNCVGKRNYRYFYAFILSLSFLTAFIFACVVTHLTLRSQRDGFLATLKTTPASVLELVICFFSVWSILGLSGFHTYLVASNLTTNEDIKGSWSNKRGSEFANPYSHKSILTNCCAVLCGPFHPSLIDRRGFIQPDGGTPSSPKSEIPSFGAKTDTSMSPTACKTLRLVQKAGSSCCARKANRSWEATRALSPERLLQGFAVFPAGNILRWEVGAGSHSELGCDASSAGLVDAYVPWYPRYLRERVLLPCAHL; encoded by the exons ATGGGCACCTCTACCTACCGCCCGCCGGCCCGCACCATGGAGGTGGTCATAAACAAGTACGTGGTGAAACTCAAGTACTGCTACACCTGCAAAATGTTCCGCCCTCCCCGCACCTCTCACTGCAGCGTCTGCGACAACTGCGTCG AGAGGTTCGATCACCACTGCCCCTGGGTGGGCAACTGCGTGGGCAAGCGCAACTATCGCTACTTCTACGCCttcatcctctccctctccttcctgacGGCCTTCATCTTCGCTTGCGTCGTCACCCACCTCACTCTGC GCTCTCAGAGAGATGGATTCCTCGCCACTCTGAAGACGACACCTGCGAG tgtgctggagctggtgatttgttttttctcagtCTGGTCTATTTTGGGCCTCTCAGGTTTTCACACTTATTTAGTGGCCTCCAACCTGACGACGAACGAAGAC ATCAAAGGGTCCTGGTCAAATAAGAGGGGCTCGGAGTTTGCCAATCCCTACAGCCATAAAAGTATCCTCACAAACTGCTGCGCGGTGCTGTGCGGACCGTTCCATCCCAG tttgaTAGACAGAAGAGGATTTATCCAGCCAGATGGCGGGACCCCGTCCAGTCCGAAGAGCGAAATCCCTTCCTTCGGAGCCAAAACCGACACCAGCATG AGCCCAACAGCATGCAAGACCCTCAGACTCGTGCAGAAAGCAGGGAGTTCCTGCTGCGCCCGGAAAGCAAATAGGTCTTGGGAAGCCACCAGAGCTCTGAGCCCGGAGCGTCTGCTCCAGGGTTTTGCTGTGTTTCCTGCCGGGAATATACTGAggtgggaggtgggggctggTTCCCACTCTGAGCTGGGCTGTGATGCCTCGTCTGCTGGGCTGGTGGATGCGTACGTTCCCTGGTATCCCCGTTATCTCCGTGAACGCGTCCTGCTGCCCTGCGCCCACCTGTGA
- the ZDHHC18 gene encoding palmitoyltransferase ZDHHC18 isoform X1, translating to MKECEYRQIPPGVAGPATGTVASSPPPAAGLERSGATRRPRRKWEVFPGRNRFYCGGRLMLARHSGVFALTLGLILATSGLFFAFDCPFLASHLTLAIPIIAAVLFFFVISCLLQTSFRDPGILPRATPSEAADLEKRIDSMGTSTYRPPARTMEVVINKYVVKLKYCYTCKMFRPPRTSHCSVCDNCVERFDHHCPWVGNCVGKRNYRYFYAFILSLSFLTAFIFACVVTHLTLRSQRDGFLATLKTTPASVLELVICFFSVWSILGLSGFHTYLVASNLTTNEDIKGSWSNKRGSEFANPYSHKSILTNCCAVLCGPFHPSLIDRRGFIQPDGGTPSSPKSEIPSFGAKTDTSMSPTACKTLRLVQKAGSSCCARKANRSWEATRALSPERLLQGFAVFPAGNILRWEVGAGSHSELGCDASSAGLVDAYVPWYPRYLRERVLLPCAHL from the exons ATGAAGGAGTGCGAGTACCGGCAGATCCCGCCGGGGGTAGCGGGGCCGGCTACCGGCACCGTCGCTTCCTCGCCCCCGCCAGCCGCCGGCCTGGAGCGGTCCGGTGCCACCCGCCGGCCCCGGCGGAAGTGGGAGGTTTTCCCCGGCCGCAACCGGTTCTACTGCGGCGGCCGCCTCATGCTGGCCCGGCACAGCGGAGTCTTCGCCCTCACCCTCGGCCTCATCCTGGCCACCAGCGGGCTCTTCTTCGCCTTCGA CTGCCCCTTCCTTGCCAGTCACCTCACCTTGGCCATCCCCATCATTGCAGCCGTCCTCTTCTTCTTCGTCATCAGCTGCCTGCTCCAGACGAGCTTCCGAGACCCGGGTATCCTGCCCAGAGCCACCCCGAGCGAGGCCGCAGACCTGGAAAAGCGGATCG ACAGCATGGGCACCTCTACCTACCGCCCGCCGGCCCGCACCATGGAGGTGGTCATAAACAAGTACGTGGTGAAACTCAAGTACTGCTACACCTGCAAAATGTTCCGCCCTCCCCGCACCTCTCACTGCAGCGTCTGCGACAACTGCGTCG AGAGGTTCGATCACCACTGCCCCTGGGTGGGCAACTGCGTGGGCAAGCGCAACTATCGCTACTTCTACGCCttcatcctctccctctccttcctgacGGCCTTCATCTTCGCTTGCGTCGTCACCCACCTCACTCTGC GCTCTCAGAGAGATGGATTCCTCGCCACTCTGAAGACGACACCTGCGAG tgtgctggagctggtgatttgttttttctcagtCTGGTCTATTTTGGGCCTCTCAGGTTTTCACACTTATTTAGTGGCCTCCAACCTGACGACGAACGAAGAC ATCAAAGGGTCCTGGTCAAATAAGAGGGGCTCGGAGTTTGCCAATCCCTACAGCCATAAAAGTATCCTCACAAACTGCTGCGCGGTGCTGTGCGGACCGTTCCATCCCAG tttgaTAGACAGAAGAGGATTTATCCAGCCAGATGGCGGGACCCCGTCCAGTCCGAAGAGCGAAATCCCTTCCTTCGGAGCCAAAACCGACACCAGCATG AGCCCAACAGCATGCAAGACCCTCAGACTCGTGCAGAAAGCAGGGAGTTCCTGCTGCGCCCGGAAAGCAAATAGGTCTTGGGAAGCCACCAGAGCTCTGAGCCCGGAGCGTCTGCTCCAGGGTTTTGCTGTGTTTCCTGCCGGGAATATACTGAggtgggaggtgggggctggTTCCCACTCTGAGCTGGGCTGTGATGCCTCGTCTGCTGGGCTGGTGGATGCGTACGTTCCCTGGTATCCCCGTTATCTCCGTGAACGCGTCCTGCTGCCCTGCGCCCACCTGTGA
- the PIGV gene encoding GPI alpha-1,6-mannosyltransferase 2 isoform X2 has translation MAPPAPSSPLPNYRRTRDAAARAAPEEAWPEALTAGWSRRGIRAPGAQVLFHAALFGVETFQLPTPCSPPERPSWAAAFRDKVFPENRRENFPGISDLLEATFKLRMELVSRQDPHLREVVWFAVCCRALTLLLQALFNLLIPDHAADAFSPPRLPEPGLWDLLLEQLLGGLSRWDAEHFLFIAERGYLYEHNCAFFPLYPLALRALAEGALWPLQRLLRLRSRLLLSAVLLNSLFSILAAAALYKLGCAVLRCRRLAFLAALLFSLSPANVFMAAAYSESTFAFLAFSAMWQLEKGQSWLSGLLFSLASGVRANGLINAGFFLYSRGKCFALQLQGVSGPVRKLPPLWKQLLSLASSAVLVCAGIFLPFALFQYYAYVRFCGAGTGLEPTIPKPLLQLALDKGYRLVATDGDKPPWCSQRFPVVYSYIQDAYWNVGFLRYFELRQIPNFLLALPITLLGSWAAWTYIIANPRHCLTLGLERRKSEEGGKPSAGFCCPAVFVYVVHATVLLAFGFFCMHVQVLTRFLGSSSPILYWFSAHLLQEREPLLWSEGTDHQTAAPRPEQSLRGQSGSCGKRTPENPVVRLLLNCRLITPLGKCILGFFLSFWLLGLILHCNFLPWT, from the exons ATGGCGCCGcccgccccttcctccccccttcccaactACCGCCGCACACGTGACGCGGCGGCGCGCGCAGCCCCGGAAGAGGCGTGGCCGGAAGCGCTGACGGCGGGATGGAGCCGGCGCGGGATCCGCGCGCCGGGCGCTCAG GTGCTCTTTCACGCGGCGCTTTTCGGGGTAGAGACGTTCCAGCTCCCGACGCCGTGTTCTCCGCCGGAGCGGCCGTCGTGGGCTGCAGCTTTCCGTGACAAGGT GTTTCCAGAGAACCGGAGGGAGAATTTCCCTGGCATCAGTGACCTACTTGAGGCAACTTTCAAGCTCAGAATGGAGCTGGTGAGCAGGCAAGACCCCCACCTCCGAGAGGTCGTGTGGTTTGCGGTGTGCTGCAGGGCCCTGACGCTTCTGCTGCAG gctctgttTAACCTCCTGATCCCGGATCACGCCGCAGACGCCTTCTCTCCCCCTCGCCTGCCGGAGCCTGGCCTGTGGGACCTGCTCttggagcagctgctgggaggcCTCTCGCGCTGGGATGCGGAGCATTTCCTCTTCATCGCCGAGCGGGGTTACCTGTACGAGCACAACTGCGCCTTCTTCCCGCTGTACCCCCTGGCCCTGCGTGCCCTGGCCGAGGGTGCTCTGTGGCCCTTGCAGCGGCTGCTGCGGTTGCGGAGCCGCCTCCTGCTATCAGCCGTACTTCTTAATTCCCTTTTTTCTATCCTGGCAGCCGCTGCCCTGTATAAACTGGGCTGCGCGGTGCTGCGGTGTCGCAGGCTGGCTTTCCTTGCTGCCCTTCTCTTTTCGCTCAGCCCTGCCAACGTATTTATGGCAGCTGCTTACTCAGAGAGCACGTTTGCCTTCCTGGCGTTCAGTGCCATGTGGCAACTGGAGAAGGGGCAGAGCTGGCTCAGCGGGCTGCTCTTCTCCCTCGCTTCTGGGGTGCGTGCCAACGGGCTTATTAATGCCGGCTTCTTTCTCTACTCCCGCGGTAAATGCTTTGCCCTTCAGCTCCAGGGGGTTTCAGGGCCGGTAAGGAAGCTCCCTCCGTTGTGGAAGCAGCTCCTCAGCCTGGCATCTTCAGCGGTTCTGGTGTGCGCTgggatttttctgccttttgctttatttcagtatTACGCCTACGTGAGGTTCTGTGGTGCTGGCACCGGCCTGGAGCCGACCATCCCCAAACCGCTGCTGCAGCTGGCGCTGGACAAGGGCTATCGTCTGGTGGCCACCGATGGGGACAAACCCCCTTGGTGCTCCCAGCGATTCCCCGTGGTCTATTCCTATATTCAAGACGCTTACTGGAATGTGGGTTTTCTAAGGTATTTTGAGCTCAGACAGATACCAAATTTCTTGCTTGCTTTGCCTATCACGCTTCTGGGCTCGTGGGCTGCCTGGACCTACATCATTGCAAACCCCCGGCACTGCCTAACTCTTGGTCTAGAGAGAAGAAAGAGTGAAGAAGGAGGTAAACCAAGCGCTGGGTTTTGCTGCCCCGCTGTCTTCGTGTACGTGGTCCATGCCACGGTCCTGCTGGCGTTTGGCTTCTTCTGCATGCACGTGCAG GTGCTGACCCGCTTCCTTGGCTCCTCCTCTCCCATCCTGTACTGGTTTTCCGCTCACCTCCTTCAAGAACGCGAACCTTTGCTCTGGAGCGAAGGGACCGATCACCAAACTGCGGCACCTCGCCCCGAGCAATCTCTTCGAGGTCAATCTGGTTCCTGCGGGAAAAGGACTCCTGAAAACCCCGTTGTGAGgctgctgctgaactgcagaTTAATCACCCCCCTTGGCAAATGCATCCTCggattcttcctctccttctggcTGCTGGGACTGATCCTGCACTGCAACTTCTTGCCATGGACGTAG